The Natrinema saccharevitans genome includes the window ATCTTCCCCTTGTCGTGTTGCTTCTCGATCCGCGCTTCGCCGCCGCCTTTGCGTGCCTCTTCGCGGAGCTCCTCGAGTTCGTCGATGCGGTCTTCCATCGTCATAGGGAAACCCTCCCGTGGCGACTCATTGGCCGTGGCAACGGCCACCGGAATAAAAAACGTTCTGTAACTCGTATTATTTCCCATGAGGGTTCGGGTGTTGTCGTATCACACGGGACGGCAGCCGACCGGCCGTAGTTTCGCTCGGTCGCGGCCGAGAGTTCGATTCGGCCGGAGTGACGACCGCTTGGTGTGAACTATCTTCCCATTGTGAACAGGTATTCCGTATCATACGTTTCGATTCGTGAATAAATACGGGACGAATTATGACAGATAACACTGAAAGCGGAAAATACTGAATATAGTCCTCGAATGTAAGGTTTTAAGGGATGGTGAGAAAGGGTTAAACCATGGCAGAACGCGAAACATGGGCAACGAGAGCGGGGTTCATCCTCGCCGCGGTCGGCAGTGCAGTGGGATTGGGTAACGTCTGGCGGTTCCCGTATCAAGTCGGCGAGTTCGGCGGCGCGGCGTTCCTCGTCGTGTACCTCGCTTTGATCGCGGTCATCGGGTTCCCGGTGATCCTGGTCGAGTTCACCGTCGGCCGGTACACGGATCGGAATCCCGTCGGCGCGCTCAAGCAGATCGGCACGGGTTCGTGGCAGCGGATCGGGTGGGTGTTCGTCCTCGCGGGCTTCGTTATCCTCTCGTACTACAGCGTCATCGCTGGCTGGGTTTTGCAGTACACCGTCTACGGACTGCAAGGGAACTACGCCGCAGACGGTGCGGCGCAGTTCGGCGCGACGACCGGGGGAATGACGTCGGTCCTCACACACGCGATTTTCATGGCGGCCGTCATCGCCGTCGTCGGGTTCGGGATCCGGCGCGGTATCGAATTCTCCGTGAAGCTGATGGTTCCCGCGATCATCATCCTCCTGGTCGGACTGGCGGTCTACGCCGGCACACTCTCGAGTGCCGGTGAAGCCTACGCGTACTACCTCTCGCCCGATCTGGGTACGATCGCCGCGAACTGGACGGATATCTTACCCGCAGCAGCCGCACAGGCGTTCTTCACGCTCTCGCTCGGGATGGGCGTGATGATTACCTACGCATCCTACCTCGGAGAGGATCGTAACCTCGCCAAAGACGCCGTCATCATCGTCGGATTGGACACGGCGATCGCGTTCACCGTCGGCCTCGTCGCGTTCCCGGTCCTCTTCTCCGGCGACCTCGCCGTCGCCGACATCGTCGCAATCGGCGACGGTCCGGGATTCATCTTCATCGCGCTTTCGCAGGCGTTTAGCAACATTCCCTTCGGTAGCGTTCTCGGGGCGGTCTTCTTCGGTACCGTCACCATCGCGGCGCTCTCGAGCGCGATCAGTATCATGGAAGTCGTTGTTTCCTACCTGATCGACGAACGCGATGTGGACCGCGTCCCGGCGACGCTGCTTCTCGGGACTGCGATATTCCTCGTCGGCGCTCCCGTCGCGTACGACGGGAGCCTCTCGTGGCTCACGGTCTACGACGAACTCGCTAACAACATCCTGCTCATCCTCGGAGCACTGTTGTTATCCATCTACATCGGCTGGGTCCAGACCGACATCGGCCTCGAGGAACTCGGCAAGGGGATCCGAAACCTCGGCGGGTGGGGAACGGCCTGGATCTGGGCCCTCCGAGTGCCCGTCGTCGTCACGCTGGTCGTGATCCTCGGACTGAACGCGATCGGTGCGTACGAAGCGATCAGCGGTATCCTCGGCTGATCGGCGGTCCGTTTTCGCCGATCAGGCCTCGCCGTACACTGGCACAGCAGCCCCGCTCGTCACCGCCGCGGCGTCGCTACAGAGGAAGGCCATCACGTCGGCGATCTCGAGCGGGTCGACCCACTCGTCGTGGTCGGCGTCGGGCATCATCTCGCGGTTCATCGGGGTGTCGATGACGCTCGGCATGACGCAGTTGGCCCGCACCGTCCCGCGGTTCTCCTCGGCCAACGTCTCCGTCAGCAGCCGGATGCCGGCCTTCGTGATCCGGTAGGGGCCGTCGCCCTCGCCGCCCTCGAGGGAGGAACGGGCGCTGATCCCGACGATCGCCCCCTCGGTTTCTTGCAGGTGGGGCAGGGCGTGTTTCGCGGCGAGGAAGGCCGTCTTCAGGTTGACGTTCAGCAGGAGGTCGAACTCCTCGAGGTCGGTATCCTCGATGTGGTCGCCGCCGCGCCACGTCCCGGCGACGTTCAACAGGTGGTCGATCCGGTCGTGATCGTCGACGATCGCGTCCATCAACGCCGCGACCTCGTCCTCGTCGGTCAGGTCCGCCTCGTAAAAGTGAAGCGCCGGTTCGTCGGCGGGGTCGCGCTCGAGCAGGCTGTCCTCGTCGTCGGGCGCGATCACGTCGACCGCACAGACGGTCGCGCCGGCCTCGCGGAAGCGATCGACGGCGGCGCTGCCGAGCGCGCCGCTCGCGCCGGTGATCACTGCGACGGTCCCCGCGAAGTCGACCTCGAAGTCGGTGTCGGGTGACATACCGGTAGGTGCGTGGCCCGGTCGCATCAAAGGCGGGGCTGCGACCGGCGTCGATCCACGCTATAGGAGCCGCTGAAACGAGTTACACACTGCTCGCAACGCTGTCGTGCGAGCAGATGTACAATGACTTTCAACGGCTACTATAGGTTCCGTTAACCGTCGCCCGCCGGCAGGGCCGCGTCTGAACCAGAAGTCCGCGACCGCCTCGACCAGCTCGGTGTACCCATCGCGTCCCTCGGCTTCTCGAGGGAGGCGTTCGCGCCGAGTCGGTACCTCTCGCGGATCGCCGCCGAATTCCCCGGCCGGGCCAGCACGAGGACGGGACGCCGTCCCAGTACCGCCTCGTCGGCGAGCGCCTCGAGCAGGTCGAGACCGTCGGTTCGAGATAGGGACCGATCCAGAAAGACGAGATCCGGGTCGGCCGGCGAGTCGGTGAGGATCCGAAGCGCCTCGGTCCCGTCGGTCACGACCCGGACCGACGTTTCGACGGCGACGGCGTCGAACTCGGCTGCGATACGTCTCGTCGTCTCGTCGTCGTCCGCGACGAGGAGGACGTCGACCGCGTCGTCACGTTGGCCTCTCATGCGTAGATCAGAACTGATCGGGCGCCGGTGTCCCGCCCGGTCCAACGGTCGTTCCCAGCTAGTCAGGCAGTTCTCTTAACGATACTTGCTAAGTGCTTTGGACCGGACCCGATGACGCTCCGCGGATCCGACGGCTGCGACCCGGCGACCGACTGAAGCCGCTGGGCGACGATCGACCGGTATGCACTGTATCGCCCACCGAGGGTTCGCCGCGGTCGCGCCCGAGAACACGATCGGTGCGGTCCGCGCCGCGGCGGACCGCGCCGACGCCGTCGAGTTCGACGTGCGACGTTGTGGAACCGGCGAACTCGTCGTCGTTCACGACGAGACGATCGACCGGGCCACCGACGGCACCGGTACCGTTGCGTCCCTTCCGCTCGAGGCGCTCGCCGAACGGTCCGTCTGCGGGACCGGCGAGGGGATCCCGACGCTCGCCGCCATGCTCGCGGCCGTCCCGCCCGCGGTCGAAGTCCACATCGAACTGAAAGAGCGCGGCCTCGCCGCCGACGTTCTCGCGACCATCGACCGGGCCGACCTCCCCGCCCGGGTCGTCGTTACCTCCTTTCTGCTCGACGAACTACGAACGATCCGCGAGCGCGATCCGAGCCAGCCGATCGGACTGCTGACCAGCCACCGCCTCGAGACGCCGGTGACGACGGCGGTCGAACTCGACTGTGCCGCCCTCGGCGCGAACCGCGTTCGGTGTCTGGCGACCGGGATCGTCCCGCGGGCGACGGCGGTCGATCTCGAGGTCCACGCCTGGACGGTCGAGCGGGCACCGACGGCGCGCCTGCTCGATCGGCGGGGCGTCGACTACGTCTCGGCCGATCGGCCGATCGACGTGTAGCGGGCGAATGACGGCCGCCGACCGACTCGCTCGCCGATACGGTACAGTAGCCACTGAAACGATTCACACACTGATCGCGACGACATCGCACGATCAGGTGTGCAATGGCTGTCAGTGGCTACTATTGGCCTCGGTCGTCGTCACCGAGACGGTCCGCGTTCGCGGCCCGTCGCACTCGACGAGCAACACCGACTGCCAGGTCCCCAGCGCCGGTTCGCCGTCCGCGACCGGAATCGTCACGTCGGGGCCCAGCAGCCCCGCCCGGAGATGCGAGTCCGCGTTGCCATCTAATTCGTCGTGTGCGTGCCCCGAGTCGGGCACGAGGTCCCCCAGGAACGACTCGAGGTCGCCCCGGAGCCGCGGCTCGTTCTCCTGGACGACGAGCGCGGCCGTCGTGTGTTCGACGAAGGCCGTACAGGTGCCCGACTCGCAGTCGTCCGGGACCGACGCAGCGATCGCGTCGGTTACGTCGACGGTCGTCAGCCGGTCGTCCGTTTCGACGGTAAACGTCATGGACGGGCCTACGACTGCGAGAAAGGGCTCGGTTTCGGTTCCGACGCGGACTACGACAACTGGCCCGCGGCCCACGACGCCCGGTCGCGGACGTTCGGTGCCGGGTCTCGGCTCGCGAGGTCGGCGAGTCGCGGTTCGGCGGCCTCGACGCCCCCGTGTCCCAGTGCGACGCAGGCGTTCGCCCGGACGTGCGCGTGGTCGTCGGCGAGCAACGCGAGCAACTGGCGGCGGACCGGACCGATCGTGGCCTCGGTTCGGGCAGCAATGCGGGCGATCGTGACCGCGGCCGCGGCCCGGGTATCGGGATCGTCACAGGAAAGCGCCGCCCCCAGCTCCGCGGTGACCGATTCGACAGCCGTCGGGTCGTGGTGAGCCACGTCGCCGAGGCAACCGATCGCCTCGTGTCGGACGTCCGGGTTCCCGTGATCGACGAGCGCCGCGGCGTGGGAGACGAATTCGAGCGAGCCGGGATCACCCTCCGACCGTGCCAGTCGCCCGAGCGCGCGCAGTGCGGGCCGGCCGTTCTCGGCCGGATCAGCCGACAGCGCCCCTTTCAACACGGATACCGCCGGCTCGAGCGCCGGCGGATCGATCCGAGAAACGTGGGCCAGCGCGTCGAGGCCGTCGGTGTCGTAGCCCGATCGCCGCTCGAGGACGTCGGCGATCGTCGCGGCGTGACCGACGACGACATCGGGCCGCTCGGCCGCGACGGCCGCGAGACACCGGAGCAACTCGCCGGTCATCGGCCGATCGGGTGCCTCGCGGGCGACGGCGACGATCGACCCGGTCGACGGCGCGACGTCGGTCGGTGCCTCGGCCGCCAGATCGGCGAGACAGGCGGCGACTGTCCCGCGGAAGTCGATCTCGGACTGCTCGAGCAACGACCGGAGCTTCGGTACCGTCGGGGCACAGCCGGCCGCCCCGTCTCGCTCGTCGATCGCGGTACGGATCCGGCGGACCGCCGCTCGTTGTTCGCTCGGCGCTCCGTCGAGTCGCGTCAGGACTGCTGGCAGGTCGATCCCGGCGGCTCCCCGGCCCCGGGGCTCGACGCCCTCGCCCCCATCCCCATCCATCGTGTCTGGCCCATCGGAGAAAGTCGATAAAAGCCTTCTGGCCGACGGGATCGCCCGTTCGCCGGACGACGGGCCGTTGCGGGCGAGCTTCGGAACCGGTGCCGGCTCGAGCGCTGCCGGTCCGTCGTCGTCCGACAGCGGCCCGTCTCAGGCCAGCCACTCGTCGGGCTTCGTGTCGTAGTCCACGTCGTCGGCCGCGAGGTGTTCGACCTCCTCCCAGGGGACGTCTTCGGTCGTCATCGTCTGGCCGTCGTACCGGATCAGTTTGCCCTGCTCTTCGGCTTCTGGCTCGCGATTGCGCCGCTTCGCGACCTCGATGTCGTGTTCGTCGATCTCCTTGACGATCGTCAGCAGGTTCACCGGCCGACCCCACAGCTCGAAGATCCGCTTCAACGTCTCCTTGGCCTGGTCGAGATCGAGCATGACGCCGTTGTACTGGTGGCCGAGCAGCAGTTCGTTGGCGTTGTTGTAGTTGCCGTCGTAGACCGCGATCGTCGGCTTCCCGAAGTTGGTGAACTGCAGGAGCAGTTTCTTCTTGACGTCTTCGGCGGCGTCGCTGGCGACGTGGAACTGCCCCGTCGCCTGCGAGTGTTCGTAGGTGAAGTAGTTGTTCTCCGTGATGAACTCCTGAGTCAGGAACTCGTCCAGGAAGGTCACGTCGTTGTGACTCTCCCGGACGTCGAACAGCCGGTCCCAGCCGGCCGCGTAGTCGATATCCGCGAGCGCCTCGTCGACCGAGTCGTACCGCGCGTCGTCGAAGAGATAGCGGCCGATCCGCTCGAGGTCGTTCTGACTGACCCGCTTGAGGAAGCCACGGTGCTGGCGCTTGACCAGCGAGTAGTGCCGTCGCGCTAGCCCCTCGTAGGTCAGGACCTTCCAGGGATACTTCTCGACGTCGACCTCGCCCTCGCGAGCCCGCTCGAGCGCCTCCCGGTCGACCCACTCGTCGGGCAGCTCCTCGAGTCGGTCGAGCGTGTCGGGGAGGATGGTCTCGAGGGCGTCGGGCGGCTCGAGCCGCTCGAGGACGTCGTCGAAGTCGACGACGTCGGTCAGGTTGCGCCAGGAGGTCTCCTCGACGCGCAGCAGGGCCTCGAGGACCTCCCGTCGGTTGGTCGTGTTCTCGACGTACTCCCAGAGTTCCATGCCGAGGCTGTAAGGGTTGAGTCCGCCGGCTCCGAGTACTTTGGCCATGTGGTCGGCGTAGTTGAGGAACTCGTCGTCGCCGGCGAAGGCCTCGTCGGTCATCATCGTCGACTCCCAGTAACTCGCCCACCCCTCGTTCATCACCTTCGTCATCTTCTGGGCGGCGAAGTAGTAGGCCTCCGCGCGCATCATATCGAGAACGTCGCGTTGCCAGTCTTCCATCTCGACGCCGCGGCCGGCCTCCTCGTCGTACTGCTTGCCGTGTTCGCGGACGAACGCCAGCAGGTCCTTCTGGGGCTGTTCGGGGAAGCTGCCCGTTATCTCCTCGTCCTCGAGTTTCTCGACCCACTCCGCGTCGAACACCTCCCCTTTGATCTCGTCGGAGAGGTCGAGTTCGTCCAGCTTCTCGGCGAGGTCCTCGTCGATCTCCGCGGCCGGCCCGTCGACGTCGAGCCGGCGGCTGAAGACTTGGTGTTGGTCGATGTTGTCCTCGAGGCTCAGGCAGTGGTCGATCCACTTCTCGACCTCGGCGCGGTCGATGTCGGGGTCGGCCATGTACTCGTCGATGGCCCGGGCGTGTCGTTCGAGCATGGCCGCGGCGTTGACTTGATCCTCGTCGGCGCGGCCGCTCGTGAACATGCCGAACCAGTCGTTGTTCGCGAAGAAGTCAGAGTGGGCTTCGACGTGGGTGATCACCGCCTTCTGGTCGGCGAGCGTGTTCGACTCCTGCAGGAAGGCGTGGGCCGGGTTGTCGTTGTTGACGATCTCGAAGGCCTTCCCGCCGCCGTACTGACCCTGCTTCTGTTGCTTGTCGTACTGCATGCCCCACCGCCAGTGGGGGTATCGGCTCTGGAACCCGCCGTAGGCGATGAGTTCGTTCATCTCGTCGTAGTCGATGATCCAGTACTTCACGGGGTAGGGCTCGAGGCCGAGTTTCTCGGCGAGGTTTCTGGCCTCGGAGACCGGTTCCTCGAGGTCGCCCGCGATCGCCTGTTTGCGGAAGCGGTCCGCGTTGGAATTGCGTTTACTCATCGGTCTCACCCTCCGTCGAGAGGATGTCGTAGATCGCGTCGGTCACGTCCGACTGGTCGTTGACGTAGGCCACCGCGACGTCGTCGGCGTCGGTGCCGAAGTGACGCTCGAGTTCCTCGGCGTGGGTGGCGTTGATCGCGTTGCCCGACGGCTGGGTCTCCACGTAGGCGTGGAGGTTCGCCGGGATCTCCTCCATCAGCGGGATGACCCGCTCCTCGGTGTCGTTCGAGGAGTTCTCGGAGTCGCCCGCCGCGAAGACGTAGCGGTTCCAGTCGCTCCAGGGGTACTCCTCTAAGAGCTGCTGGGCGAGTTCGTACGCGCTCGAGATCTTCGTCCCGCCGCCCGACCGGATGCCGAAGAACTCGTCGCGCTCGACCGCCCAGGCGTCGGCGTCGTGGGCGATGTAGACGAACTCGGCGTTGTCGTACTTTCCCTGCAGGTACCAGTCCAGCGGGGTGAAGGTGCGCTCGACGAGTTCGCGTTTCTTCTCGCGCATCGAGCCGGAGACGTCGCGGATGTTGACGACCACGACGTTCTTCTCTTTCTCCTCGATGATCTCGGGGTGACGGTAGCGCTCGTCCTCGCGGCGGAAGGGGACGTGTTGGATCCCTTCCCGGCGGATCTTCTGCTGGACGCTCTCGCGTTCGACGTTGTCCTCGACCTCCTCGATCGAGGCCCATTTGCCCCGCTCGTCGTCGGGCACGTCGCTGTAGGCCTCTTCGATCCAGGCCATCGACACCGGGAGGTTCTCGCCGCGGGCCCACTCGAAGACCTCGCGGGGCGAAATCCCCTCGACCTTGCACAGTTCCCGCAGGAACTCCTCGTCGAAGTCCATCGCCAGCTTGCGCTTTAACCCCTCCTTGAACATCCGTTCGAAGTCGAGCGTGCTGTTCGGGCCCGTCCGCGTGAGGTCGGTGAACGGACCTTCTTTCTCCTCGATGACCGTCTTGCCCTTGGGGTCGAGGTCGAGTCCGAGTTCCTCGTCGAGTTCCTCGGCGAACTCCTCGGGGTCCATCTCGTAGTACTCGTGGTCGCCGCCGTCCTCGCCGGGTTCGCCGTCGTCGCCGTCGTCGTCGCCCGGCTGTGGCTGGGGCTGGCCGACCGGCTGGCCGGCGTCGGGGGTGCCGTCCTCGCCCTGGCCGACCCCGCCCTGATCGCGCCGATCGTACTCGAACTCCGGCAGCGAGACGATCTTGACCGGGATGTTGATCTCGCCGGGGCCGCTCCCCGCGAGGTCGCCGTACTGGATGAAGTCGGCAAGGTCTTCGCGCCGTTCCTCGCCGACCTCGCGGAACCGCTCGAGGTCGTCTCTCAGTCCCATCTGTAACTCACCTGTCCCATGACGTGTCTGCTGGTTAGCTCGGCCGACGCCTCCGAGTAGCCGAAGAGGTCGACCATGGTTTCGATCGTGTTCGCCTTGACTGCCGCCGTCTGCGTGTCGCTCGGCGGGTCGCTCCACTGTCGCGGATCGAAGTCCTCGAAGGTGCGCTCGACGTCGTCCCAGTCGTGGCTCTCGAGGACGGTCTTGATCACCGGGATCGCGGTGAGGTCGACGTCCTCGACCGAGAAGTCCTCGTCGCGGTGTTCCCACGCGTGGCGGTTCAGCGAGGTGATGACCTTCTCGCGGCGGAAGTTCCGGACGCTCTCGCGAGGCTGGTTCCCGTCGTATTCGCTCTCGGAGAACCGGCCGAGCTGTTCGATCTCGAAGAGCTTCATCTTCAGCGGGTCCGGCTCGACCCGCTCGCCGCGGTCGTTGTACAGCGGTTCCTCGGTCTCCCACGCGTAGACGTGTTCGACGTACTCGGCGACGGTCTCCTCGTCGACGCGTTTGTCGTACATGATGGCCTCGATGACGTCCGACTCCTGCTGGTCGTAGACGTAGTTTTTCACGGGGACGACGCGGTTCTCGAACTCGGAGCGCTCGCCCGTCGAGAACACCGGCGCGTCGACCATCCCCTCGACCATCGCGTTGAGGACGTCCCGTGGCATGACCACGTTCTCGACCGGGAGGTCGGCGTGGTGGCGGTCGCGGTCGGTCTGGAGCAGTTCCGCGAGCGTGTCCCGCGTGTACGTGACCGGGATGCCGTGATCGCCGTCGTTCCCGTCGTCGTCGAAGTCGAACTCATCCTTTTCGCGGCGGCTGTCGCCCTCCTGCAGGTACCCCTGATCGTAGATCAGCGCCTTGTCGACGAGGTCGAGCCCGTTCGGGAGGTTCTCCTCGTCCAGTCGCGTGACGACGGCGTACAGCGCGGCCGCCTCGATGGCGTGGGGCGCGAACTCCTGGACCCGCGTCTCGCCGTCGCGGCCCTTGATCGTCACCCGCACCGGCGCGCGGATCCGGTCGGCGAGTTCGTCGTAGCTCTCGGCCTCCCAGACCGCCGTCTCGTTGGTCAGTTCCCGCCGGATCAGCTCCGTCTCGAGGCTCAGGTTCGTCAGGTAGCCGAATCGGTGCTTGTCGAGGCGGCGTTTCAGCGCCTTCAGCGGATCCATCCCGTTCCGATCCGAGTGCTGGTTGAGCTGGGCCTCGAGGTCGGGGTTGGAGATGATCAGCAGTTGGCTGTCGACGTCCATCCCGATGCCCTTGTCCAGTTTCACCGATTGCTCGTCGGGGACGTTCAGCAGCTTCTGGAGGAGGTCGGCGTGCTGGGCCGCGTCCTCGACGACGGTGAGGGCGCCGTTGCCCTGCGAGAGGACGCCGTCGTAGCTAAACGCCTGCGGGTTCTTCCGGCCCCGCGAGTCCAGTTCCTGGAGCATGCCGTGCATCCACGAGCCGACGAGCCGTTCCTTGGGTCGGCCGTCGTCTTCGGAGTGGAGGACGCCGACGCCCTGTCCGATGTCGACGACGTAGTTTTTCACGCGCAGGTGGTCCTCGTCGGTGATCGCCGAGAACAGGTCGTCTTCGCCCGTCCGGCGGTAGCGCTCCTCGAGGAAGTCGTAGGCCTCCCGGGAGAAGGGATCGAGCGCCGCGTCGACCTGAATCGGGACGTGATCGTCGAGTTCGCCGTTCAGTTCGGCGAGCAGGTCCTCTCGGACGCCGTCGGGGAACACCGACAGCGGGTGGGTCTGAACGGGGCTCTCGTACCAGTTCTGTTCGTCCGCGGCGCTCGCGCCGGCGTCGTCGCCGTAGCTCAGTCCGCGCTCGCCGCTCTCGGCGGTCGAGATGTTCCACTCGACGGTGTACCGCCGGCCCTCGGGCGTCTTCGAGTACTCGCGCAGTCCGTTGACCAGACACCGCTTGAGTTCGGACTTGCCCGTCGCCGTGGGCCCCTCGAACCAGATGATCTTCTCGTCTTTCGCCCGGCCCGCGGCGATCGATCGCAGGTCGTCGACGAACCCGTTCAGGACCTCCGTGTTGCCCAGAATGGCGTGTTCGCCGTCGT containing:
- a CDS encoding sodium-dependent transporter; protein product: MAERETWATRAGFILAAVGSAVGLGNVWRFPYQVGEFGGAAFLVVYLALIAVIGFPVILVEFTVGRYTDRNPVGALKQIGTGSWQRIGWVFVLAGFVILSYYSVIAGWVLQYTVYGLQGNYAADGAAQFGATTGGMTSVLTHAIFMAAVIAVVGFGIRRGIEFSVKLMVPAIIILLVGLAVYAGTLSSAGEAYAYYLSPDLGTIAANWTDILPAAAAQAFFTLSLGMGVMITYASYLGEDRNLAKDAVIIVGLDTAIAFTVGLVAFPVLFSGDLAVADIVAIGDGPGFIFIALSQAFSNIPFGSVLGAVFFGTVTIAALSSAISIMEVVVSYLIDERDVDRVPATLLLGTAIFLVGAPVAYDGSLSWLTVYDELANNILLILGALLLSIYIGWVQTDIGLEELGKGIRNLGGWGTAWIWALRVPVVVTLVVILGLNAIGAYEAISGILG
- a CDS encoding SDR family oxidoreductase, giving the protein MSPDTDFEVDFAGTVAVITGASGALGSAAVDRFREAGATVCAVDVIAPDDEDSLLERDPADEPALHFYEADLTDEDEVAALMDAIVDDHDRIDHLLNVAGTWRGGDHIEDTDLEEFDLLLNVNLKTAFLAAKHALPHLQETEGAIVGISARSSLEGGEGDGPYRITKAGIRLLTETLAEENRGTVRANCVMPSVIDTPMNREMMPDADHDEWVDPLEIADVMAFLCSDAAAVTSGAAVPVYGEA
- a CDS encoding response regulator; translation: MRGQRDDAVDVLLVADDDETTRRIAAEFDAVAVETSVRVVTDGTEALRILTDSPADPDLVFLDRSLSRTDGLDLLEALADEAVLGRRPVLVLARPGNSAAIRERYRLGANASLEKPRDAMGTPSWSRRSRTSGSDAALPAGDG
- a CDS encoding glycerophosphodiester phosphodiesterase, which produces MHCIAHRGFAAVAPENTIGAVRAAADRADAVEFDVRRCGTGELVVVHDETIDRATDGTGTVASLPLEALAERSVCGTGEGIPTLAAMLAAVPPAVEVHIELKERGLAADVLATIDRADLPARVVVTSFLLDELRTIRERDPSQPIGLLTSHRLETPVTTAVELDCAALGANRVRCLATGIVPRATAVDLEVHAWTVERAPTARLLDRRGVDYVSADRPIDV
- a CDS encoding secondary thiamine-phosphate synthase enzyme YjbQ, producing MTFTVETDDRLTTVDVTDAIAASVPDDCESGTCTAFVEHTTAALVVQENEPRLRGDLESFLGDLVPDSGHAHDELDGNADSHLRAGLLGPDVTIPVADGEPALGTWQSVLLVECDGPRTRTVSVTTTEANSSH
- a CDS encoding HEAT repeat domain-containing protein gives rise to the protein MDGDGGEGVEPRGRGAAGIDLPAVLTRLDGAPSEQRAAVRRIRTAIDERDGAAGCAPTVPKLRSLLEQSEIDFRGTVAACLADLAAEAPTDVAPSTGSIVAVAREAPDRPMTGELLRCLAAVAAERPDVVVGHAATIADVLERRSGYDTDGLDALAHVSRIDPPALEPAVSVLKGALSADPAENGRPALRALGRLARSEGDPGSLEFVSHAAALVDHGNPDVRHEAIGCLGDVAHHDPTAVESVTAELGAALSCDDPDTRAAAAVTIARIAARTEATIGPVRRQLLALLADDHAHVRANACVALGHGGVEAAEPRLADLASRDPAPNVRDRASWAAGQLS
- a CDS encoding SpoVR family protein, producing MSKRNSNADRFRKQAIAGDLEEPVSEARNLAEKLGLEPYPVKYWIIDYDEMNELIAYGGFQSRYPHWRWGMQYDKQQKQGQYGGGKAFEIVNNDNPAHAFLQESNTLADQKAVITHVEAHSDFFANNDWFGMFTSGRADEDQVNAAAMLERHARAIDEYMADPDIDRAEVEKWIDHCLSLEDNIDQHQVFSRRLDVDGPAAEIDEDLAEKLDELDLSDEIKGEVFDAEWVEKLEDEEITGSFPEQPQKDLLAFVREHGKQYDEEAGRGVEMEDWQRDVLDMMRAEAYYFAAQKMTKVMNEGWASYWESTMMTDEAFAGDDEFLNYADHMAKVLGAGGLNPYSLGMELWEYVENTTNRREVLEALLRVEETSWRNLTDVVDFDDVLERLEPPDALETILPDTLDRLEELPDEWVDREALERAREGEVDVEKYPWKVLTYEGLARRHYSLVKRQHRGFLKRVSQNDLERIGRYLFDDARYDSVDEALADIDYAAGWDRLFDVRESHNDVTFLDEFLTQEFITENNYFTYEHSQATGQFHVASDAAEDVKKKLLLQFTNFGKPTIAVYDGNYNNANELLLGHQYNGVMLDLDQAKETLKRIFELWGRPVNLLTIVKEIDEHDIEVAKRRNREPEAEEQGKLIRYDGQTMTTEDVPWEEVEHLAADDVDYDTKPDEWLA
- a CDS encoding YeaH/YhbH family protein codes for the protein MGLRDDLERFREVGEERREDLADFIQYGDLAGSGPGEINIPVKIVSLPEFEYDRRDQGGVGQGEDGTPDAGQPVGQPQPQPGDDDGDDGEPGEDGGDHEYYEMDPEEFAEELDEELGLDLDPKGKTVIEEKEGPFTDLTRTGPNSTLDFERMFKEGLKRKLAMDFDEEFLRELCKVEGISPREVFEWARGENLPVSMAWIEEAYSDVPDDERGKWASIEEVEDNVERESVQQKIRREGIQHVPFRREDERYRHPEIIEEKEKNVVVVNIRDVSGSMREKKRELVERTFTPLDWYLQGKYDNAEFVYIAHDADAWAVERDEFFGIRSGGGTKISSAYELAQQLLEEYPWSDWNRYVFAAGDSENSSNDTEERVIPLMEEIPANLHAYVETQPSGNAINATHAEELERHFGTDADDVAVAYVNDQSDVTDAIYDILSTEGETDE
- a CDS encoding PrkA family serine protein kinase, with amino-acid sequence MTGNEYVTEADRALEETYEEPMSLAAYVDRLFENPQIASHASKYLLEAIEAAGTRTVVEEGEEKERYRFFDDPHNDGEHAILGNTEVLNGFVDDLRSIAAGRAKDEKIIWFEGPTATGKSELKRCLVNGLREYSKTPEGRRYTVEWNISTAESGERGLSYGDDAGASAADEQNWYESPVQTHPLSVFPDGVREDLLAELNGELDDHVPIQVDAALDPFSREAYDFLEERYRRTGEDDLFSAITDEDHLRVKNYVVDIGQGVGVLHSEDDGRPKERLVGSWMHGMLQELDSRGRKNPQAFSYDGVLSQGNGALTVVEDAAQHADLLQKLLNVPDEQSVKLDKGIGMDVDSQLLIISNPDLEAQLNQHSDRNGMDPLKALKRRLDKHRFGYLTNLSLETELIRRELTNETAVWEAESYDELADRIRAPVRVTIKGRDGETRVQEFAPHAIEAAALYAVVTRLDEENLPNGLDLVDKALIYDQGYLQEGDSRREKDEFDFDDDGNDGDHGIPVTYTRDTLAELLQTDRDRHHADLPVENVVMPRDVLNAMVEGMVDAPVFSTGERSEFENRVVPVKNYVYDQQESDVIEAIMYDKRVDEETVAEYVEHVYAWETEEPLYNDRGERVEPDPLKMKLFEIEQLGRFSESEYDGNQPRESVRNFRREKVITSLNRHAWEHRDEDFSVEDVDLTAIPVIKTVLESHDWDDVERTFEDFDPRQWSDPPSDTQTAAVKANTIETMVDLFGYSEASAELTSRHVMGQVSYRWD